A stretch of Enterobacter cloacae complex sp. ECNIH7 DNA encodes these proteins:
- the mdtI gene encoding multidrug/spermidine efflux SMR transporter subunit MdtI, whose product MQQFEWVHAAWLGLAIVLEILANVLLKFSDGFRRKLYGLMSIAAVLGAFSALSQAVKGIDLSVAYALWGGFGIAATLAAGWVLFGQRLNNKGWMGLILLLAGMIMIKLA is encoded by the coding sequence ATGCAACAGTTTGAGTGGGTTCATGCGGCCTGGCTGGGGCTTGCCATCGTGCTGGAGATCCTGGCGAACGTTCTGCTGAAATTCTCGGATGGTTTTCGCCGTAAACTGTACGGCCTGATGTCGATTGCCGCGGTTCTGGGGGCGTTCAGCGCCCTGTCCCAGGCGGTAAAAGGGATCGACCTGTCGGTGGCCTATGCGCTGTGGGGCGGTTTTGGTATCGCCGCCACGCTGGCCGCAGGCTGGGTGCTCTTCGGCCAGCGCTTAAACAACAAGGGCTGGATGGGGCTCATCTTGCTGCTTGCCGGCATGATCATGATAAAACTCGCCTGA
- a CDS encoding trypsin-like serine peptidase — MRKSVVLLLGTFGLFSGFSHADDGGDDTISAKELKTLFFGHDDRTRVADPTQAPWDAIGQLETASGNLCTATLITPQLALTAGHCLLTPPNGKPDKAVALRFVSQKGTWRYEIHGIEGRVDPSLGKRLKPDGDGWIVPPAAASWDYGLIVLRYPPSGITPLPLFDGDKAALTAALKAADRKVTQSGYPVDHLDTLYTHTDCIVTGWAQTSVLSHQCDTLPGDSGSPLMLKTDKGWQLIGVQSSAPAAKDRWRADNRALSVTGFRDQLEALATQ, encoded by the coding sequence ATGCGTAAATCTGTTGTGTTGTTACTGGGAACGTTTGGTCTTTTTTCTGGATTCTCACATGCGGATGATGGCGGTGATGACACCATTAGCGCGAAAGAGCTAAAGACGCTTTTTTTCGGTCATGACGATCGTACGCGCGTCGCCGATCCCACCCAGGCCCCCTGGGATGCTATAGGCCAGCTGGAAACCGCCAGCGGTAACTTATGTACTGCGACGCTGATCACCCCGCAGCTTGCCCTGACGGCAGGACACTGCCTGTTAACGCCGCCAAACGGCAAGCCGGATAAAGCCGTTGCCTTGCGGTTTGTGTCGCAAAAAGGGACCTGGCGCTATGAAATCCACGGCATTGAGGGAAGGGTTGATCCGTCTCTCGGCAAACGCCTGAAGCCGGATGGCGACGGCTGGATAGTGCCACCGGCGGCCGCCTCGTGGGATTATGGCCTGATCGTTTTACGCTACCCGCCTTCGGGCATTACGCCGCTGCCGTTATTTGACGGCGACAAGGCCGCCCTCACCGCCGCGCTGAAAGCCGCCGACCGAAAGGTGACGCAGTCAGGCTATCCTGTCGATCATCTGGATACGCTTTATACGCACACCGACTGTATTGTGACGGGCTGGGCGCAAACCAGCGTACTCTCGCATCAGTGCGATACGTTGCCGGGTGACAGTGGTTCACCGCTGATGCTGAAAACCGACAAGGGCTGGCAGTTGATTGGTGTCCAGAGCTCTGCCCCGGCGGCAAAAGACCGGTGGCGCGCCGACAACCGCGCCTTGTCCGTTACCGGTTTCCGCGACCAGCTGGAGGCGCTGGCTACACAGTAA
- the asr gene encoding acid resistance repetitive basic protein Asr, which translates to MNKVLALVVAAAMGLSSAAFAADTTATAAPAAAPAATTTAAPAKAVHHKKHHKAAAKKEAAAPATAAPTEQKAQAAKKHHKKAAKPAVEQKAQAAKKHHKKATKPAVEQKAQAAKKHHKKATKPAVEQKAQAAKKHHKKAVKHEAAKPAAQPAA; encoded by the coding sequence ATGAATAAAGTATTAGCTCTGGTTGTTGCCGCTGCTATGGGTCTGTCTTCTGCTGCATTTGCTGCTGACACTACCGCAACTGCAGCACCGGCTGCCGCGCCTGCTGCAACCACCACCGCTGCGCCAGCAAAAGCGGTTCATCATAAGAAACATCACAAAGCTGCAGCGAAAAAAGAAGCCGCTGCACCAGCAACCGCAGCACCAACCGAGCAGAAAGCTCAGGCTGCCAAAAAGCACCACAAAAAAGCCGCTAAACCGGCTGTAGAGCAGAAAGCGCAGGCTGCTAAAAAGCACCACAAAAAAGCAACCAAACCGGCTGTAGAACAGAAAGCTCAGGCTGCTAAAAAGCACCACAAAAAAGCGACCAAACCAGCTGTAGAACAGAAAGCTCAGGCTGCTAAAAAGCATCACAAAAAAGCAGTAAAACACGAAGCTGCTAAACCAGCTGCACAGCCAGCTGCGTAA
- a CDS encoding thioredoxin fold domain-containing protein has protein sequence MMKGIIKTMLAILCATSLSTFAATDNTPQDAFNDITRSLADLQPITFQAPAEKYKLLVFIDNQCIYCSNVVKNVKQYTDAGLTMSFLTVAPNAIRDSVIEDMGRVWCSTDKVKSLQQAMAGFLPDNDTTTACSDLIARQSALAERLGISITPVMVVIEPESRTIIGSQSPAAILATLNK, from the coding sequence ATGATGAAAGGCATAATCAAAACGATGTTAGCCATTCTGTGTGCGACCAGTTTAAGTACTTTCGCAGCCACGGATAATACCCCGCAAGACGCGTTTAACGATATTACCCGCTCTCTTGCAGACCTCCAGCCCATCACGTTTCAGGCTCCTGCTGAAAAATATAAGCTGCTGGTGTTTATTGATAACCAGTGCATTTACTGCAGCAACGTAGTGAAAAACGTTAAGCAATATACGGATGCCGGTTTGACGATGTCGTTTCTGACCGTTGCGCCCAACGCCATTCGCGACTCGGTAATTGAAGATATGGGGCGCGTCTGGTGTTCAACCGATAAGGTCAAAAGCCTGCAACAAGCGATGGCGGGATTTTTACCGGATAACGACACCACCACAGCCTGCTCCGATCTGATCGCGCGGCAATCTGCCCTGGCAGAACGTTTGGGCATTAGCATCACCCCGGTAATGGTGGTGATCGAGCCTGAATCACGGACGATTATAGGCAGTCAGTCTCCGGCGGCTATTCTGGCCACACTGAACAAATAA
- a CDS encoding carboxypeptidase M32, which yields MEKSSAYQALTRTFQRLSRFSHLSSIASWDMFTMMPPGGSAARGEALAEMSVLQHQILTDKKVGDLLAAAAGEDLNDVEQANLREMTRHYQQATLLPESLVEAKSLAGSKCEHAWRTQRPANDWQGFSANLKEVVKLSREEARLRSEAKGCTPYDALLDIFEPDMTSARLDVLFGDMKSWLPDLLANVVEKQAQRSFIPPQGPFPTATQRELGLEAMKMLGFDFNGGRLDVSAHPFCGGVPEDVRITTRYDEDELLSALFGVIHETGHARYEQNLPRAWAGQPIALARSTAIHESQSLFFEMQLGRSEAFLRHLLPAVHARFGSQAAFSEENFIAWNQRVKPGYIRVDADEVSYPAHVVLRYEIERALINGEIEVDDIPALWDEKMQAWLGLSTKDNYRNGCMQDIHWTDGGFGYFPSYTLGAMYAAQLFHAARTALPGLQSSITEGDFSALFEWLRQNIWQHGSRFSTSQLITQATGEDLNIRYFREHLTSRYL from the coding sequence ATGGAAAAATCATCGGCTTATCAGGCACTCACCCGCACCTTCCAGCGTCTCTCCCGCTTCTCTCACCTCTCCTCCATCGCCAGCTGGGACATGTTCACCATGATGCCGCCGGGCGGCAGCGCCGCGCGCGGCGAGGCGCTGGCGGAGATGAGCGTCCTGCAACACCAGATCCTGACCGATAAAAAAGTCGGCGACCTGTTAGCGGCGGCGGCAGGTGAAGATCTGAATGATGTCGAACAGGCCAACCTGCGCGAAATGACGCGCCACTACCAGCAGGCCACTCTGCTGCCGGAATCGCTGGTGGAAGCCAAATCCCTGGCGGGCAGCAAGTGTGAACACGCCTGGCGTACTCAGCGTCCCGCCAACGACTGGCAGGGTTTTTCCGCCAACCTGAAAGAGGTGGTAAAACTCAGCCGCGAAGAGGCTCGCCTGCGGTCTGAAGCCAAAGGCTGTACGCCGTACGACGCGCTGCTGGATATTTTTGAGCCCGACATGACCAGCGCGCGTCTGGACGTTCTGTTCGGCGATATGAAGTCCTGGCTACCGGACCTGCTGGCAAACGTGGTGGAAAAACAGGCTCAACGGTCGTTTATTCCCCCGCAGGGCCCCTTCCCGACGGCCACACAGCGTGAGCTGGGCCTGGAAGCCATGAAGATGCTTGGCTTCGATTTTAACGGCGGTCGCCTGGACGTGAGCGCGCACCCGTTCTGCGGCGGCGTCCCGGAAGACGTGCGCATCACCACGCGCTATGACGAAGATGAGCTGCTCAGCGCGCTGTTTGGCGTGATCCACGAAACCGGACACGCCCGCTACGAACAAAACCTGCCGCGCGCGTGGGCAGGACAGCCGATTGCCCTGGCGCGCTCAACCGCGATCCATGAGTCACAGAGCCTGTTCTTTGAAATGCAGCTGGGGCGCAGTGAAGCCTTCCTCAGGCATCTCCTCCCTGCGGTACACGCCCGCTTTGGCAGCCAGGCGGCGTTTAGCGAAGAGAACTTTATTGCCTGGAACCAGCGCGTGAAACCCGGCTATATCCGCGTCGATGCGGACGAAGTGAGCTACCCGGCACACGTGGTGCTGCGCTATGAGATTGAGCGCGCGCTGATCAACGGCGAGATAGAGGTGGACGATATTCCCGCCCTGTGGGATGAGAAAATGCAGGCCTGGCTCGGATTATCCACCAAAGACAACTACCGCAACGGCTGTATGCAGGATATCCACTGGACCGACGGCGGTTTTGGTTACTTCCCGTCATACACGCTTGGCGCTATGTACGCCGCGCAGCTGTTCCATGCCGCCAGAACCGCACTGCCGGGTCTGCAGTCCTCCATCACCGAAGGCGATTTTTCCGCACTCTTTGAATGGCTGCGTCAGAACATCTGGCAGCACGGCAGCCGCTTCAGCACGTCGCAATTAATCACCCAGGCGACGGGTGAAGATCTGAATATCCGTTACTTCCGCGAACATCTGACCTCCCGTTATCTTTAA